One genomic segment of Danio rerio strain Tuebingen ecotype United States chromosome 11, GRCz12tu, whole genome shotgun sequence includes these proteins:
- the plvapb gene encoding plasmalemma vesicle associated protein b, with protein MYKNSYSQATFGLEAKKIHKAKKGKSCGYYMRIVFFFSSLIQSLIIASLVLFLVYGQPEKTAEEKRLEDLQQAYDTLSKDHTKLRKEKADLATALKTKSGEKDAADKEITKLKTDLNISIAGSKNWQRLNSQCEANAKLKLSSTRNTPLMCPPANPNQSGEVKTLNTLLDQQKALYGILKSNFSQTVEYLKSDLDHAVKDKNEHHSQVIKLRQENKDLKSQLDVYTKKCKEDFADSLQGIQTVTTAFLSKIDNFFTNSVTFHLTCPKQEEQMDRIRSNCSSLSRQVEDKFQSYLNNVGAKVSNIQKQSSWLEIQNEKLTSELDKCKTEAEKEASDSSKKLQDAQTTCDKQLEQLLKEQTRLRNAKDLVDTELSVKEATIISLQKGCTPQAKPSGFQPLGSAGQYPSTSG; from the exons ATGTACAAGAACAGCTACTCCCAGGCCACGTTCGGACTGGAGGCCAAAAAAATCCACAAGGCGAAAAAGGGGAAAAGCTGCGGCTACTACATGAGGATTGTGTTCTTCTTCTCGTCTCTGATCCAGTCGCTCATCATCGCCAGCTTGGTGCTCTTCCTCGTGTACGGACAGCCAGAGAAGACCGCCGAGGAGAAGAGGCTGGAAGACCTACAGCAGGCCTACGACACGCTCTCCAAAGACCACACCAAACTGCGAAAGGAGAAAGCCGATCTCGCTACAGCCCTCAAAACGAAGAGCGGAGAGAAGGACGCAGCAGACAAGGAGATCACGAAACTGAAAACTGACCTTAACATATCAATTGCCGGCAGCAAAAACTGGCAGAGGTTGAAT AGTCAATGCGAGGCCAATGCTAAATTGAAGCTTTCAAGCACTCGAAATACTCCCCTCATGTGTCCACCAGCTAACCCCAATCAGAGTG GTGAAGTAAAAACTCTGAATACTCTACTGGACCAGCAGAAGGCATTGTATGGGATCCTGAAGAGTAACTTCAGCCAGACCGTGGAGTACCTTAAATCTGATTTGGACCACGCAGTGAAGGATAAAAACGAGCACCACAGCCAGGTGATAAAACTGAGACAGGAAAACAAAGATTTGAAATCTCAGCTTGATGTTTACACCAAAAAGTGCAAAGAAGACTTTGCCGACTCCCTGCAAGGCATCCAGACGGTCACAACTGCCTTCCTGAGCAAAATTGACAACTTCTTCACCAACTCGGTCACGTTTCACCTCACCTGCCCCAAGCAGGAGGAGCAGATGGACAGGATTCGCTCCAACTGCTCCAGCCTCTCTCGGCAGGTGGAGGACAAGTTCCAGAGCTACCTGAACAACGTGGGTGCCAAAGTCTCCAATATTCAGAAACAGAGCAGCTGGTTGGAGATACAGAATGAGAAGCTGACTTCAGAACTGGACAAGTGCAAAACAGAAGCGGAAAAAGAGGCGTCGGACAGCAGCAAAAAACTGCAGGACGCCCAGACGACGTGTGACAAACAACTGGAACAGCTTCTCAAAGAGCAAACCAGACTAAGAAACGCCAAAGATCTAGTAGATACCGAGCTCTCTGTGAAGGAAGCCACTATTATATCTCTGCAAAAAGGCTGCACACCACAG GCCAAACCGTCTGGTTTTCAGCCTCTGGGATCAGCTGGCCAGTATCCCTCCACATCAGGTTGA